A DNA window from Deinococcus aerolatus contains the following coding sequences:
- the moaC gene encoding cyclic pyranopterin monophosphate synthase MoaC has protein sequence MADAPHPASAHPEPAPTELTHFRDGLPRMVDVTDKAATTRTATAEAWVRLPPEARAALEAGTNPKGDPLTVARLAGLAGSKRTADLILLCHPIPVTGADVQVTLEDAGVRITATVRTTAPTGVEMEALTAASVAALNVYDMLKAASKALEITGVRLLSKTGGKSGDYRALQTSQTQTARTEAP, from the coding sequence ATGGCCGACGCGCCCCACCCTGCATCGGCTCACCCGGAACCTGCCCCGACCGAGCTGACACACTTCCGGGACGGCCTGCCGCGCATGGTGGACGTGACCGACAAGGCCGCCACCACCCGCACCGCCACCGCCGAGGCCTGGGTGCGCCTCCCCCCGGAGGCCCGCGCCGCGCTGGAGGCCGGGACCAACCCCAAGGGCGACCCGCTGACGGTGGCGCGGCTGGCAGGGCTGGCGGGCAGCAAGCGCACAGCGGACCTGATCCTGCTGTGCCATCCGATTCCGGTGACCGGCGCGGACGTGCAGGTCACGCTGGAAGACGCAGGTGTGCGCATCACGGCCACAGTCCGCACCACGGCCCCGACGGGCGTGGAGATGGAGGCCCTGACGGCCGCCAGCGTGGCCGCGCTGAATGTGTACGACATGCTCAAGGCCGCCAGCAAGGCGCTGGAAATCACGGGTGTGCGCCTGCTGAGCAAGACCGGCGGCAAGAGCGGCGACTACCGCGCCCTGCAAACTTCCCAGACGCAGACTGCCCGAACAGAGGCTCCCTAG